Proteins encoded by one window of Puntigrus tetrazona isolate hp1 chromosome 17, ASM1883169v1, whole genome shotgun sequence:
- the eno4 gene encoding enolase 4 isoform X1 translates to MSYKAFLSNSKVTKEDQEFYDLKNKAAEYYRSNGVPQKIENVLNEMFWQKPDDIYGYLANYFSRLSYIPVISKITGRDVFDGRGLTAIQTQVYCIIRNEEKVVCSAVMSGPSDGLEADGVAESGEAFSNSNQQRLSITTALKWIRVHLSPMLQDFNPTDQANVDKLLSDFFMARYLEHKDSLNIEKEDELKNESVSDAPSQATPTPAPTKDKKGSDKGKKGNSTEKPLPPAETPVPKMPGAMAVGVVSLAVAKTAARLLGEPLYRHITSVRVPQAQSEMHLPVPMITILSCGKNSVGKLNLLEEVILIPSSSQRVREVIGMGLELQCEMKRVLDGSAYKSGPIGVSEEGAIQVGFERPEQALDLVTEACANLALPLGSDLRLAINCAAHGLMDYSRGKYEVVSGCHKSPEELVDMYEALITKYPAITSLIDPFRKEDVDQWERLASVIGQSCCLIADAASNLCPRWSEVKPLPPGVTGVIIRHHSDMTVSDLMQSITDQKDAETMLAAGSGDTSIVDLAVGSGVSFLKLGGLRGGERIDKYNRLLAIEEELEQEGILGVREKKLPVSDLYEPLTVTPEAAVTL, encoded by the exons atgtCATACAAAGCATTCTTGAGCAATAGCAAAGTAACAAAAGAGGACCAGGAGTTTTACGACTTGAAGAACAAAGCAGCAGAGTATTACAGGTCCAACGGGGTCCCGCAGAAGATAGAAAACGTCCTGAACGAGATGTTTTGGCAGAAGCCGGATGACATCTATGGTTATCTG GCGAACTATTTTTCCAGGCTCTCCTATATTCCCGTGATTAGTAAAATCACCGGAAGAGATGTGTTTGACGGAAGAGGATTGACAGCAATTCAGACCCAAGTGTACTGCATCATCAGAAATGAGGAAAAG GTGGTGTGCAGTGCAGTGATGAGCGGCCCTAGTGATGGCCTGGAGGCTGATGGTGTGGCAGAGTCAGGGGAGGCATTTTCTAACAGCAACCAGCAACGTCTGTCCATCACCACAGCCCTGAAGTGGATCAGAGTGCATCTCAGTCCGATGCTGCAAGACTTCAACCCCACTGACCAAGCCAATGTAGACAAACTACTCAG TGATTTCTTTATGGCACGTTACCTGGAGCACAAGGACAGTCTTAACATTGAGAAGGAGGATGAGCTGAAGAATGAATCGGTGTCCGATGCTCCATCCCAGGCCACACCCACACCTGCACCTACCAAAGACAAGAAAGGAAGTGATAAAG GTAAAAAAGGAAACAGCACAGAGAAGCCCCTCCCTCCAGCAGAGACCCCAGTGCCAAAGATGCCCGGGGCTATGGCAGTGGGCGTGGTTTCTTTGGCTGTGGCAAAAACTGCTGCCAGACTTCTAGGAGAACCCTTATACCGACATATCACATCAGTCAGAGTCCCGCAG GCTCAGAGTGAGATGCACCTGCCTGTGCCCATGATTACAATTCTGAGCTGCGGAAAGAACTCTGTGGGTAAACTCAACCTGCTGGAGGAGGTCATCCTCATTCCCAGCTCATCACAAAGAGTCAGAGAA GTCATTGGCATGGGCCTTGAGCTGCAGTGTGAAATGAAGAGAGTTTTGGATGGATCTGCGTATAAATCTGGG cCTATAGGTGTATCAGAAGAGGGAGCAATACAAGTGGGGTTTGAACGTCCCGAACAGGCTCTGGATCTGGTCACAGAGGCGTGTGCTAACCTGGCATTGCCTCTGGGTTCAGACCTGCGCTTGGCTATAAACTGTGCAGCACATGGCCTGATGGACTAT TCACGTGGGAAGTATGAAGTGGTGTCTGGCTGTCACAAATCCCCAGAAGAACTGGTGGACATGTATGAGGCTCTGATTACTAAATATCCTGCTATCACATCCCTCATTGATCCTTTCAGGAAAGAG GATGTAGATCAGTGGGAGAGGCTGGCTTCAGTGATTGGTCAGTCATGTTGCCTGATTGCAGATGCTGCATCCAATCTCTGTCCTCGCTGGAGTGAAGTGAAACCCCTCCCACCTGGGGTCACCGGGGTCATTATTAGGCACCACAGTGATATGACCGTCTCTGACCTTATGCAAAGCATAACAGATCAAAAAG ATGCAGAGACGATGCTGGCTGCAGGCAGTGGTGATACATCAATTGTTGACCTG GCTGTAGGGTCAGGCGTGTCCTTTCTCAAACTGGGCGGGTTGAGAGGAGGAGAGCGGATAGACAAATACAATCGTCTGCTGGCGATAGAAGAGGAACTGGAGCAGGAGGGGATCCTGG gtgttagagaaaaaaaactgcctgTGTCAGATCTTTACGAACCACTTACAGTAACTCCGGAAGCGGCGGTGACTCTGTGA
- the eno4 gene encoding enolase 4 isoform X3, with amino-acid sequence MCPLRNANYFSRLSYIPVISKITGRDVFDGRGLTAIQTQVYCIIRNEEKVVCSAVMSGPSDGLEADGVAESGEAFSNSNQQRLSITTALKWIRVHLSPMLQDFNPTDQANVDKLLSDFFMARYLEHKDSLNIEKEDELKNESVSDAPSQATPTPAPTKDKKGSDKGKKGNSTEKPLPPAETPVPKMPGAMAVGVVSLAVAKTAARLLGEPLYRHITSVRVPQAQSEMHLPVPMITILSCGKNSVGKLNLLEEVILIPSSSQRVREVIGMGLELQCEMKRVLDGSAYKSGPIGVSEEGAIQVGFERPEQALDLVTEACANLALPLGSDLRLAINCAAHGLMDYSRGKYEVVSGCHKSPEELVDMYEALITKYPAITSLIDPFRKEDVDQWERLASVIGQSCCLIADAASNLCPRWSEVKPLPPGVTGVIIRHHSDMTVSDLMQSITDQKDAETMLAAGSGDTSIVDLAVGSGVSFLKLGGLRGGERIDKYNRLLAIEEELEQEGILGVREKKLPVSDLYEPLTVTPEAAVTL; translated from the exons ATGTGCCCTCTCCGAAAT GCGAACTATTTTTCCAGGCTCTCCTATATTCCCGTGATTAGTAAAATCACCGGAAGAGATGTGTTTGACGGAAGAGGATTGACAGCAATTCAGACCCAAGTGTACTGCATCATCAGAAATGAGGAAAAG GTGGTGTGCAGTGCAGTGATGAGCGGCCCTAGTGATGGCCTGGAGGCTGATGGTGTGGCAGAGTCAGGGGAGGCATTTTCTAACAGCAACCAGCAACGTCTGTCCATCACCACAGCCCTGAAGTGGATCAGAGTGCATCTCAGTCCGATGCTGCAAGACTTCAACCCCACTGACCAAGCCAATGTAGACAAACTACTCAG TGATTTCTTTATGGCACGTTACCTGGAGCACAAGGACAGTCTTAACATTGAGAAGGAGGATGAGCTGAAGAATGAATCGGTGTCCGATGCTCCATCCCAGGCCACACCCACACCTGCACCTACCAAAGACAAGAAAGGAAGTGATAAAG GTAAAAAAGGAAACAGCACAGAGAAGCCCCTCCCTCCAGCAGAGACCCCAGTGCCAAAGATGCCCGGGGCTATGGCAGTGGGCGTGGTTTCTTTGGCTGTGGCAAAAACTGCTGCCAGACTTCTAGGAGAACCCTTATACCGACATATCACATCAGTCAGAGTCCCGCAG GCTCAGAGTGAGATGCACCTGCCTGTGCCCATGATTACAATTCTGAGCTGCGGAAAGAACTCTGTGGGTAAACTCAACCTGCTGGAGGAGGTCATCCTCATTCCCAGCTCATCACAAAGAGTCAGAGAA GTCATTGGCATGGGCCTTGAGCTGCAGTGTGAAATGAAGAGAGTTTTGGATGGATCTGCGTATAAATCTGGG cCTATAGGTGTATCAGAAGAGGGAGCAATACAAGTGGGGTTTGAACGTCCCGAACAGGCTCTGGATCTGGTCACAGAGGCGTGTGCTAACCTGGCATTGCCTCTGGGTTCAGACCTGCGCTTGGCTATAAACTGTGCAGCACATGGCCTGATGGACTAT TCACGTGGGAAGTATGAAGTGGTGTCTGGCTGTCACAAATCCCCAGAAGAACTGGTGGACATGTATGAGGCTCTGATTACTAAATATCCTGCTATCACATCCCTCATTGATCCTTTCAGGAAAGAG GATGTAGATCAGTGGGAGAGGCTGGCTTCAGTGATTGGTCAGTCATGTTGCCTGATTGCAGATGCTGCATCCAATCTCTGTCCTCGCTGGAGTGAAGTGAAACCCCTCCCACCTGGGGTCACCGGGGTCATTATTAGGCACCACAGTGATATGACCGTCTCTGACCTTATGCAAAGCATAACAGATCAAAAAG ATGCAGAGACGATGCTGGCTGCAGGCAGTGGTGATACATCAATTGTTGACCTG GCTGTAGGGTCAGGCGTGTCCTTTCTCAAACTGGGCGGGTTGAGAGGAGGAGAGCGGATAGACAAATACAATCGTCTGCTGGCGATAGAAGAGGAACTGGAGCAGGAGGGGATCCTGG gtgttagagaaaaaaaactgcctgTGTCAGATCTTTACGAACCACTTACAGTAACTCCGGAAGCGGCGGTGACTCTGTGA
- the eno4 gene encoding enolase 4 isoform X2, translating into MSYKAFLSNSKVTKEDQEFYDLKNKAAEYYRSNGVPQKIENVLNEMFWQKPDDIYGYLANYFSRLSYIPVISKITGRDVFDGRGLTAIQTQVYCIIRNEEKVVCSAVMSGPSDGLEADGVAESGEAFSNSNQQRLSITTALKWIRVHLSPMLQDFNPTDQANVDKLLSDFFMARYLEHKDSLNIEKEDELKNESVSDAPSQATPTPAPTKDKKGSDKGKKGNSTEKPLPPAETPVPKMPGAMAVGVVSLAVAKTAARLLGEPLYRHITSVRVPQAQSEMHLPVPMITILSCGKNSVGKLNLLEEVILIPSSSQRVREVIGMGLELQCEMKRVLDGSAYKSGPIGVSEEGAIQVGFERPEQALDLVTEACANLALPLGSDLRLAINCAAHGLMDYSRGKYEVVSGCHKSPEELVDMYEALITKYPAITSLIDPFRKEDVDQWERLASVIGQSCCLIADAASNLCPRWSEVKPLPPGVTGVIIRHHSDMTVSDLMQSITDQKETMLAAGSGDTSIVDLAVGSGVSFLKLGGLRGGERIDKYNRLLAIEEELEQEGILGVREKKLPVSDLYEPLTVTPEAAVTL; encoded by the exons atgtCATACAAAGCATTCTTGAGCAATAGCAAAGTAACAAAAGAGGACCAGGAGTTTTACGACTTGAAGAACAAAGCAGCAGAGTATTACAGGTCCAACGGGGTCCCGCAGAAGATAGAAAACGTCCTGAACGAGATGTTTTGGCAGAAGCCGGATGACATCTATGGTTATCTG GCGAACTATTTTTCCAGGCTCTCCTATATTCCCGTGATTAGTAAAATCACCGGAAGAGATGTGTTTGACGGAAGAGGATTGACAGCAATTCAGACCCAAGTGTACTGCATCATCAGAAATGAGGAAAAG GTGGTGTGCAGTGCAGTGATGAGCGGCCCTAGTGATGGCCTGGAGGCTGATGGTGTGGCAGAGTCAGGGGAGGCATTTTCTAACAGCAACCAGCAACGTCTGTCCATCACCACAGCCCTGAAGTGGATCAGAGTGCATCTCAGTCCGATGCTGCAAGACTTCAACCCCACTGACCAAGCCAATGTAGACAAACTACTCAG TGATTTCTTTATGGCACGTTACCTGGAGCACAAGGACAGTCTTAACATTGAGAAGGAGGATGAGCTGAAGAATGAATCGGTGTCCGATGCTCCATCCCAGGCCACACCCACACCTGCACCTACCAAAGACAAGAAAGGAAGTGATAAAG GTAAAAAAGGAAACAGCACAGAGAAGCCCCTCCCTCCAGCAGAGACCCCAGTGCCAAAGATGCCCGGGGCTATGGCAGTGGGCGTGGTTTCTTTGGCTGTGGCAAAAACTGCTGCCAGACTTCTAGGAGAACCCTTATACCGACATATCACATCAGTCAGAGTCCCGCAG GCTCAGAGTGAGATGCACCTGCCTGTGCCCATGATTACAATTCTGAGCTGCGGAAAGAACTCTGTGGGTAAACTCAACCTGCTGGAGGAGGTCATCCTCATTCCCAGCTCATCACAAAGAGTCAGAGAA GTCATTGGCATGGGCCTTGAGCTGCAGTGTGAAATGAAGAGAGTTTTGGATGGATCTGCGTATAAATCTGGG cCTATAGGTGTATCAGAAGAGGGAGCAATACAAGTGGGGTTTGAACGTCCCGAACAGGCTCTGGATCTGGTCACAGAGGCGTGTGCTAACCTGGCATTGCCTCTGGGTTCAGACCTGCGCTTGGCTATAAACTGTGCAGCACATGGCCTGATGGACTAT TCACGTGGGAAGTATGAAGTGGTGTCTGGCTGTCACAAATCCCCAGAAGAACTGGTGGACATGTATGAGGCTCTGATTACTAAATATCCTGCTATCACATCCCTCATTGATCCTTTCAGGAAAGAG GATGTAGATCAGTGGGAGAGGCTGGCTTCAGTGATTGGTCAGTCATGTTGCCTGATTGCAGATGCTGCATCCAATCTCTGTCCTCGCTGGAGTGAAGTGAAACCCCTCCCACCTGGGGTCACCGGGGTCATTATTAGGCACCACAGTGATATGACCGTCTCTGACCTTATGCAAAGCATAACAGATCAAAAAG AGACGATGCTGGCTGCAGGCAGTGGTGATACATCAATTGTTGACCTG GCTGTAGGGTCAGGCGTGTCCTTTCTCAAACTGGGCGGGTTGAGAGGAGGAGAGCGGATAGACAAATACAATCGTCTGCTGGCGATAGAAGAGGAACTGGAGCAGGAGGGGATCCTGG gtgttagagaaaaaaaactgcctgTGTCAGATCTTTACGAACCACTTACAGTAACTCCGGAAGCGGCGGTGACTCTGTGA